The following proteins are encoded in a genomic region of Eriocheir sinensis breed Jianghai 21 chromosome 55, ASM2467909v1, whole genome shotgun sequence:
- the LOC126984063 gene encoding uncharacterized protein LOC126984063 isoform X3, with the protein MANCSLIWKTFNGEISDHLMLFFVVYCYSVCFIGTLFNVAVVWCVVGCPRTRPSVKVLLCGLFSSTLLMCLSVMPFMAHVGLAKMYCDIYISKTLTRVMLTLYIVLTEMEIIYITILALLRAVAVWSTKRRQVTLPAAVTLLVATAVYCVIATMLIVAPFWVERVDKYTLMLVGLIYNSAHVLAPVVVTLACYLSMMVAVRRNKRRLAASQHAATGGGQHEVMDQATRAMLAVFISNLLFCLPHSAYHMLPQDFGVTSYVTVHCVFYTHLFVDPLAYLCSNVHHRRRVLQTLASCTRWAAFRHPTASTLPLNVTPPASDEARK; encoded by the exons ATGGCGAACTGCAGCCTCATATGGAAGACCTTCAACGGGGAGATTTCAGACCACCTGATGCTCTTCTTCGTCGTCTACTGCTACTCCGTCTGCTTCATCGGCACCCTCT TCAATGTGGCGGTGGTGTGGTGCGTGGTGGGCTGCCCCAGGACGCGCCCCTCCGTCAAGGTGCTCCTGTGCggcctcttctcctccaccctgCTCATGTGCCTGTCGGTGATGCCCTTCATGGCCCACGTCGGCCTGGCGAAGATGTACTGTGACATATACATCTCCAAGACGCTGACACGAGTCATGCTCACCCTCTACATCGTACTGACAGAAATGGAAATCATCTACATCACCATCTTGGCTCTCCTCAG GGCCGTGGCGGTGTGGTCGACCAAGAGGCGCCAGGTGACGCTGCCCGCCGCCGTCACGCTGCTCGTGGCCACCGCCGTCTACTGCGTCATCGCCACGATG CTCATCGTGGCGCCTTTTTGGGTGGAAAGGGTCGATAAATATACGCTCATGTTGGTGGGCCTGATCTACAACTCCGCTCACGTCTTGGCCCCTGTGGTGGTGACCCTCGCCTGCTACCTCTCCATGATGGTTGCC GTTAGGCGCAACAAGCGGCGCCTGGCCGCCAGTCAGCACGCGGCCACGGGCGGGGGTCAGCATGAGGTGATGGACCAGGCCACGCGGGCCATGCTGGCCGTGTTCATCAGTAACCTGCTCTTTTGCCTCCCACATTCCGCCTACCACATGCTGCCTCAAGACTTCGGCGTCACTTCCTACGTCACCGTACACTGTGTCTTCTACACACACCTGTTCGTCGACCCGCTGGCGTACCTTTGCTCCAACGTGCACCACCGGCGGCGTGTGCTGCAGACGCTCGCCTCCTGCACCCGCTGGGCAGCCTTCAGGCACCCCACAGCCTCCACTCTGCCCCTCAACGTGACGCCCCCGGCCTCCGACGAGGCAAGAAAGTAG
- the LOC126984063 gene encoding D(2) dopamine receptor-like isoform X2 — protein MANCTLVWLSFDGEISDRLMLFFVVYCYFICFIGTLFNVAVVWCVVGCPRTRPSVKVLLCGLFSSTLLMCLSVMPFMAHVGLAKMYCDIYISKTLTRVMLTLYIVLTEMEIIYITILALLRAVAVWSTKRRQVTLPAAVTLLVATAVYCVIATMLIVAPFWVERVDKYTLMLVGLIYNSAHVLAPVVVTLACYLSMMVAVRRNKRRLAASQHAATGGGQHEVMDQATRAMLAVFISNLLFCLPHSAYHMLPQDFGVTSYVTVHCVFYTHLFVDPLAYLCSNVHHRRRVLQTLASCTRWAAFRHPTASTLPLNVTPPASDEARK, from the exons ATGGCGAACTGCACCCTCGTATGGTTGTCCTTCGACGGGGAGATTTCGGACCGCCTAATGCTCTTCTTCGTCGTCTACTGCTACTTCATCTGCTTCATCGGCACCCTCT TCAATGTGGCGGTGGTGTGGTGCGTGGTGGGCTGCCCCAGGACGCGCCCCTCCGTCAAGGTGCTCCTGTGCggcctcttctcctccaccctgCTCATGTGCCTGTCGGTGATGCCCTTCATGGCCCACGTCGGCCTGGCGAAGATGTACTGTGACATATACATCTCCAAGACGCTGACACGAGTCATGCTCACCCTCTACATCGTACTGACAGAAATGGAAATCATCTACATCACCATCTTGGCTCTCCTCAG GGCCGTGGCGGTGTGGTCGACCAAGAGGCGCCAGGTGACGCTGCCCGCCGCCGTCACGCTGCTCGTGGCCACCGCCGTCTACTGCGTCATCGCCACGATG CTCATCGTGGCGCCTTTTTGGGTGGAAAGGGTCGATAAATATACGCTCATGTTGGTGGGCCTGATCTACAACTCCGCTCACGTCTTGGCCCCTGTGGTGGTGACCCTCGCCTGCTACCTCTCCATGATGGTTGCC GTTAGGCGCAACAAGCGGCGCCTGGCCGCCAGTCAGCACGCGGCCACGGGCGGGGGTCAGCATGAGGTGATGGACCAGGCCACGCGGGCCATGCTGGCCGTGTTCATCAGTAACCTGCTCTTTTGCCTCCCACATTCCGCCTACCACATGCTGCCTCAAGACTTCGGCGTCACTTCCTACGTCACCGTACACTGTGTCTTCTACACACACCTGTTCGTCGACCCGCTGGCGTACCTTTGCTCCAACGTGCACCACCGGCGGCGTGTGCTGCAGACGCTCGCCTCCTGCACCCGCTGGGCAGCCTTCAGGCACCCCACAGCCTCCACTCTGCCCCTCAACGTGACGCCCCCGGCCTCCGACGAGGCAAGAAAGTAG
- the LOC126983857 gene encoding uncharacterized protein LOC126983857 — protein MANCSVSWGFFSGSIPDSLLEFFIVYCSAVCIVGTICNVAALWCVVGCSRTRPSIKVLLCALFSSALLMCLVVMPFMAHLSLAKLWCDREVSVRAIQGSLLVYVVLTETELFFIVVLAFLRSLAVWSPQRRHVKLRTSVALVVGVGLYATLSTLGLMVPYWVGAMDGHTGTLIGQAMNVPHFFLPVLLTLACYTSMIFVVRRNKRRLAASQHAATAAGHHEVMDQATRAMLAVFISNLLFSFPHSIYHILPRDGSILSYVIVHCVFYTHLFVDPLAYLCSNAHHRRRVLHTFASCTHWAGCRHPAASPPHAASTLPLHTTPPTSDEQRKELR, from the exons ATGGCGAACTGTAGTGTCTCATGGGGGTTCTTCAGCGGCAGCATCCCCGACTCTTTGTTAGAGTTCTTCATCGTCTACTGCTCCGCCGTCTGCATCGTCGGCACTATCT gTAATGTGGCAGCGTTATGGTGTGTGGTGGGCTGCTCCAGGACCCGCCCCTCCATCAAGGTGCTCCTGTGCGCCCTCTTCTCCTCCGCCCTGCTCATGTGCCTGGTGGTGATGCCCTTCATGGCCCACCTCTCCCTCGCCAAGCTGTGGTGTGACAGGGAGGTGTCCGTGAGGGCGATCCAGGGCTCGCTGCTGGTCTACGTGGTGCTGACGGAGACGGAGCTCTTCTTCATTGTCGTCTTGGCTTTCCTCAG GTCACTGGCGGTGTGGTCGCCGCAGCGGCGCCACGTGAAGCTGCGGACGAGCGTCGCGCTGGTGGTGGGCGTCGGCCTGTATGCCACGCTGTCCACACTG GGTCTGATGGTCCCGTACTGGGTGGGCGCCATGGACGGCCACACCGGCACGCTGATAGGACAGGCCATGAACGTGCCGCACTTCTTCCTGCCCGTGCTGCTCACcctcgcctgctacacctccatgatttttgtt GTAAGGCGCAATAAGCGGCGCCTGGCCGCCAGCCAGCACGCGGCCACGGCCGCAGGCCATCATGAGGTGATGGACCAGGCCACGCGGGCCATGCTGGCCGTGTTCATTAGTAACCTGCTCTTCAGCTTCCCACACTCCATCTACCACATTTTGCCACGAGACGGTAGCATCCTTTCCTATGTCATCGTGCACTGCGTCTTCTACACACACCTCTTCGTGGACCCGCTGGCGTACCTGTGCTCCAACGCGCACCACCGGCGGCGTGTGCTGCACACGTTCGCTTCCTGCACCCATTGGGCTGGCTGCAGGCACCCCGCAGCCTCACCCCCACACGCCGCCTCCACCCTGcccctccacaccacgcccccgaCTTCCGACGAGCAAAGGAAGGAGCTTAGATGA
- the LOC126984062 gene encoding uncharacterized protein LOC126984062 gives MAANCSGVICRCYEAGIYYPDEPPTSRSLLIVAAVHLYAVAVLGTLCNGVAIWCVVTCKKTWQAVKVLLCGVFVPLLVLCLVTQPMKAEMVLAVLTCDPRNTPKIYRVITMIVYSFMIHMELASITALAIIRAVAVWSPQRHEVKLRVALTIVVSILVYSLLMALSGTLGLDYLEAERAQRVLVFVYFLTNMMVPFLMTATSYALMIFAVRKNRRRLAACESKTGSGALLDQATRAILAVFISNMVFGFPHAVFHLFEEPSHTLDLSIHMLFYTHFVVDPLLFIWYNSNYRQQVWRATKAGWNTVICCCKFSPPSDGDQEASGSSGIKGSHLSLRTDVFLKQSEV, from the exons ATGGCTGCTAATTGCTCGGGAGTGATTTGTCGGTGTTACGAGGCTGGAATTTACTACCCGGACGAGCCGCCCACCTCACGAAGTCTCCTGATAGTGGCCGCGGTGCACCTCTACGCCGTGGCTGTCCTGGGCACGCTAT GTAACGGAGTAGCGATATGGTGCGTGGTGACCTGCAAGAAGACGTGGCAGGCGGTGAAGGTGTTGCTGTGCGGCGTGTTCGTGCCCCTCCTGGTGCTCTGCCTGGTGACGCAGCCCATGAAAGCCGAGATGGTGCTCGCTGTACTCACTTGCGACCCGAGAAACACGCCCAAAATCTACCGAGTGATCACCATGATTGTGTACAGCTTCATGATACATATGGAACTGGCCAGCATCACAGCTCTTGCCATAATCAG GGCGGTGGCGGTGTGGTCGCCGCAGAGACACGAGGTTAAGCTGCGAGTGGCGCTCACCATAGTCGTCTCCATCCTCGTGTATTCACTGCTCATG GCATTATCGGGCACACTGGGGCTGGACTACTTGGAGGCAGAGCGCGCCCAGAGAGTTCTCGTCTTCGTTTACTTCCTCACCAACATGATGGTTCCTTTCCTCATGACTGCCACCTCATATGCCCTTATGATATTTGCC GTGAGAAAGAACAGGCGTCGCCTTGCTGCGTGTGAGTCCAAGACAGGCAGCGGCGCCCTCCTGGACCAGGCGACACGAGCCATACTGGCGGTGTTCATCAGCAACATGGTGTTCGGCTTCCCACACGCCGTCTTCCACCTCTTCGAGGAGCCCTCCCACACGCTTGATCTCAGCATCCACATGCTGTTCTACACTCACTTTGTGGTTGACCCACTTTTATTCATCTGGTACAACAGTAACTACAGACAGCAAGTGTGGAGGGCAACAAAAGCTGGCTGGAACACAGTAATTTGCTGCTGCAAGTTTTCACCCCCCAGTGACGGTGACCAGGAGGCTTCCGGTTCATCAGGCATCAAGGGCAGTCACCTGTCCTTGAGAACTGACGTGTTCCTCAAGCAGTCTGAAGTATGA
- the LOC126984063 gene encoding uncharacterized protein LOC126984063 isoform X1 → MANCTLVWLSFDGEISDRLMLFFVVYCYFICFIGTLFNVTVVWCVVGCPRTRPSVKVLLCGLFSSTLLMCLSVMPFMAHVGLAKMYCDIYIPTTLVQVMVILYIVLTEMEIIYITILALLRAVAVWSNKRRQVTLPAAVTLLVATAVYCVIATMLIVAPYWVDVVDKYTLMLVGLIYNSVHVLAPVVVTLACYLSMMVAVWRNKRRLAASQHAATTAGQHEVMDQATRAMLAVFISNLLFCLTHSVYHMLPQDFIPTSYVIVHCVFFTHLFVDPLAYLCSNVHHRRRVLQTLASYTRWAAFRHPTASTLPLNVTPPASDEPRK, encoded by the exons ATGGCGAACTGCACCCTCGTATGGTTGTCCTTCGACGGGGAGATTTCGGACCGCCTAATGCTCTTCTTCGTCGTCTACTGCTACTTCATCTGCTTCATCGGCACCCTCT TCAATGTGACGGTGGTGTGGTGCGTGGTGGGCTGCCCCAGGACGCGCCCCTCCGTCAAGGTGCTCCTGTGCGGCCTCTTCTCCTCCACACTGCTCATGTGCCTGTCAGTGATGCCCTTCATGGCCCACGTCGGCCTGGCGAAGATGTACTGCGACATATACATCCCCACGACTCTGGTACAAGTCATGGTTATCCTCTACATCGTACTGACGGAAATGGAAATCATCTACATCACCATCTTGGCTCTCCTCAG GGCCGTGGCGGTGTGGTCCAACAAGAGGCGCCAGGTGACGCTGCCCGCCGCCGTCACGCTGCTCGTGGCCACCGCCGTCTACTGCGTCATCGCCACGATG CTCATCGTGGCGCCTTATTGGGTGGACGTGGTGGATAAATACACACTCATGTTGGTGGGCCTGATCTACAACTCCGTTCACGTCTTGGCCCCTGTGGTGGTCACCCTCGCCTGCTACCTCTCCATGATGGTCGCC GTTTGGCGCAACAAGCGGCGCCTGGCCGCCAGCCAGCACGCGGCCACGACCGCAGGCCAGCATGAGGTGATGGACCAGGCCACGCGGGCCATGCTGGCCGTGTTCATCAGTAACCTGCTCTTTTGCCTCACACATTCAGTCTACCACATGCTGCCTCAAGACTTCATCCCCACTTCCTACGTCATCGTGCACTGCGTTTTCTTCACACACCTGTTCGTCGACCCGCTGGCGTACCTTTGCTCCAACGTGCACCACCGGCGGCGTGTGCTGCAGACGCTCGCCTCCTACACCCGCTGGGCAGCCTTTAGGCACCCCACAGCCTCCACTCTGCCCCTCAACGTGACGCCCCCGGCCTCCGACGAGCCAAGAAAGTAG